The DNA region CGCAACGACGCCGGCTATGCCAATCCCCGTTACGATCGGCTGCTTGAGCGCATTGCCTCCGAGCGCATCCCCGCGCGTCGCCGCAACCTCATGGTTGAGGCCGAGCGCATGCTGCTCGAAGACCAGGTAGTCATGCCGGTGTTCGTCTACATGACACGCCGCCTGATCGACCCGCGCCTGAAAGGCTGGGAAGAAAACATCATGGACTACCACCTGACCCGCTACATGTACCTGGTAAAGAGTCAGGATGAGAGGGATTTACAAGACGGGGAGAACGAGGAATGAATCGGGTGCTGGACAGGGTAAAGGTAAAAGGTAAAAGGGAAAAGGAAGGTAGCTGGACATCGTCCTTTCACCTTTCACCTTTCACTTTTCACCGCGCTCCAACGGAGCGCTCCCCATGCTGAAATACTCCCTGCGCCGGCTCGCTTCCGCCATCCCCACGCTGTTTCTGCTCATCACCGTGGCGTTTTTCCTGATTCGTATCGCGCCGGGTGGCCCGTTTGACTCCGAGCGTGCCCTGCCGGCCGAGATCGAGGCCAACCTGGCCGCCAAGTATCACCTGGATGAACCGCTCATCTTCCAGTACGGTCGCTATCTGTGGCAGATTGCCCGGCTGGACTTCGGGCCGTCGTTTCACTACCGCGACTGGACGGTCAATGATCTGATCATCCAAGGCGCCCCGGTTTCGTTCACGCTCGGCATTCTGGCACTTGCCATCGCACTGGTCGTCGGTGTGATGGTGGGAGCCTGGGCCGCCCTGAGACAGAATCGGCCGGCCGACTACACGGTCATGAGTCTGGCCATGATCGGCATTTCCATCCCCAATTTCGTGATGGCGCCACTGCTGATTCTTCTGTTCGCCATCACCCTGGGCTGGTTGCCGGCCGGCGGGTGGGAGTACACACCAACACGCATGCTGTTGCCGGTACTGACCCTGGCCCTGCCCATGATCGCCTACATCGCCCGCATTACCCGCGCCTCGATGATCGAGGTACTGCACTCCAGCTATATCCGCACGGTCCGTGCCAAGGGCATGCCGGAAAAGGAAGTCATCCTGCGCCATGCCCTCAAGCCGGCCCTGCTGCCGGTGATCTCCTACCTCGGTCCGGCGGCAGCGGCCATCATGACCGGGTCGGTGGTGGTCGAGCGCATCTTCACCATCCCCGGTATCGGCACCTATTTTGTCCAGGGTGCGCTCAATCGTGACTACACACTGGTCATGGGAGTGGTCATTCTTTACGGCATGCTGATCATCCTGTTCAATTTCGTGGTCGACCTGCTCTATGCCTGGCTCGATCCGCGCATTCGCTACGATGATGGCGAGGTCGGCACATGAACGAAGCCACACGCGACGCCTTCGAGCAGGCGCTGGACCGGCGTGACATTCGCGGCCGGTCCCTCTACGTTGATGCCTGGCACCGGCTGCTGAAGAATCGCGCGGCGGTCGCCGGGCTGGTGGTTCTGGTTTTCATGATCGCACTGGTGCTCATCGGCCCCCTGCTCAGCCCCTGGGATCACGAAATTCCCGACTGGGACCACGGATCCATCCCGCCCTCGCTCGAGACCGGCCATCCCTTCGGCACCGACGCCATCGGTCGCGACCTCTTTGCACGCACCATGATTGGTGGCCGGATTTCGCTGCTGGTCGGTTTGCTGGCCACGCTGGTCTCGCTGGTCATTGGCGTGACCTACGGTGCCGTTGCCGGTTACCTGGGCGGGCGGGCCGACAATGTCATGATGC from Wenzhouxiangella sp. AB-CW3 includes:
- the oppB gene encoding oligopeptide ABC transporter permease OppB yields the protein MLKYSLRRLASAIPTLFLLITVAFFLIRIAPGGPFDSERALPAEIEANLAAKYHLDEPLIFQYGRYLWQIARLDFGPSFHYRDWTVNDLIIQGAPVSFTLGILALAIALVVGVMVGAWAALRQNRPADYTVMSLAMIGISIPNFVMAPLLILLFAITLGWLPAGGWEYTPTRMLLPVLTLALPMIAYIARITRASMIEVLHSSYIRTVRAKGMPEKEVILRHALKPALLPVISYLGPAAAAIMTGSVVVERIFTIPGIGTYFVQGALNRDYTLVMGVVILYGMLIILFNFVVDLLYAWLDPRIRYDDGEVGT